The genomic DNA ACCGTGCTGGTTCCCTCCGAGAAGGTCACCGTCTGCTCCTTGGTGAAGTCCACCGTCCCCGGGCCGAGGATGGGCACTTTGGCCTTCATGGTGGAGACGGAGCCGTTGTGGGTCTTTCTGCCGATGTCCCAGGTCTTCGCCACCGAACTGGTCTTCTCCAGTCTCACCGTCTTCGCCACACTTCTGCACTCCAGGTTGGTGACTTTGGCGAGCTGCAGCGCCTCCGGAGGATGGTGGAACAGCTCCATCTGGTCGATGGCGTACTCCACGTGAGAGATGTGCTGGCTGTAGCCGTCTCTGTTGATGGCCAGAACCTGGTAGCTCTTGTACCAGTACTCATCACCCTCCCAGGGGAGGAAGAAGGCCTCGTGCTGGGTCACCACTTTGCCAAGACCGTACTTGTTTTTGCCCACGTAGATGTCCGAGTCGGGGCAGGTTTTGACGGCGTAACTCGGGACCGACCCGTACGAATCTTCAACCCACTCCAGGAACTCAAAGTGGTCCACGTTGACCAGCACTTCAAACTTGGAGGACACGTACTCTTTGTCGGCGTACGGGTAACTGCAGAAGCTCCCTTTGCTGGGAGAGTAGAAGCCGGCCTCGCAGTTGACTTTGCACACGTAGTCGGTGCGTTCGGCGTAGCCGTTGAAGATGGCGACGGCGCCGCTTGGGAGGTGGCCGCTCCACGTCACCCACTTGAGGTTGGTGTGTTCTCCGAACATGGGGAAGGAGTGCGAGGTCGTCTCAGTGTCTGGGATCTCTCTGATTTCAGGAGGTTGGATGAGTTCCCGGGAAGGGACAACATCTTCCAGCGTGGGGTTAAGCCACGGCTCTGGAAAGACAGAAAGTCTTAGAATGTTTTTTAGGAGGGAGTACATTCATTTAGAAAATACAGGATCAAAAGTATATAAATAATCTAtaagaaaaacagaaactaGTTTTAATCAAAGCATGATATACTTTAaaccaggggtctccaacaagcTACCGGTAGCTCGCTACACGTTTTGCTAAAAGTTCAAAGAATATAAATTGAATAACACAAAGTCGCTTTGTAAACCTGTTTAACTTTCTATCCAATCAAATGCACAGACATCCTGCCTCCTTCTGATACAAAAGGATTAATTAAACGAGTCGCGCTGCTTTCACCTTTGGTTACATCAGTGACACCGTAACATTAGGCGATGTTAGCAGACTAGCAAGCGCacaccagatttgacaatgaccaCAGAAAatagccaaaccacgatcttttcctaaacctaactaggtagtttttttttgcctaagcctaaccaactcgatcgtttcctaaacctaactaaaagACCGGGGCAGAAATTGACTCGTGCGTCCCGTGTTGCTGGATATACGCaggaaaaatacgttgttgaaagttgtgctgagcaTCAAAAACAAGGGAAACTCGTGAGACTGTTGGAATTCAAGGATGCACACAACCGACAGATTGAGGGAATGCAATATAGACAACATGAGCCTCAATATTATATTTTGGTCAGCCACGATCCTAAATTTGCTTATGGGTTTTTTctgacctccgccaaggaggtcATTTTTTCGGTTCGGTTTCTTTGACTGTCCTTGCAGGATTACAGAAAAACTACTGgcccgattttcatgaaactgcTTGGAAGGGCGTAGCATGGGccaagagagaagagagaagatcCATCTCACAGGGTGGATGCACAAATGACCTTTTCACTTTTGTTAGAGTGCCCTTCTAGTTGTAAATATATCATGTTATTGAACTAATGCTAATTTGTATTAAAAAGCATCTTCTCTGTGAAAAGGTAGATATGTAACAAGCTGTAACAATACGATGTGACTCACTGCTGGGTTGTTCTCGGCCTTCGTGCTGCTGGGAGATGTAGAGCAGCGGATCGGACTGCAGCGCCGggctgcagagctgcagcacCGCCAACACAACAGCGACGCACCACCTCatctggacacacacagagaaaacgTCAGTATCACCGGGAACTCAGCTGGAAACGTATATAAAAGTATAAACTCTGGGTCAGGGTGGTCATGTCCTCCTTTGGAAGCTGATTAACCAGTAATAATATCGGGGTTATGAATAGCAAAGGGAGCCAAATTGTGAGTCTGTTTAACTCACAATAGTTTCGTTTTCTGGCACAAAAACTCCCTGAACAATAGCTTAGTTTAAGAGTTTAAGGGCAATGCAACTGGCCAATAAATACCGTATTAATtagattaaattattatttgaaaAGCTTGCTCTCTCGTGGAGAGGATCGGGGATATGtcacatattaatatataaagcTGAACTCTGTTGATGATGTTGCAATCGCTCCAGGCTGTCTATAGAGGGCAGTAAAAGATAGACGCTGCGTAATGCTGCTTTAAAAAGAAGTTTGTGATCATAGACGTTAAAGACTATAATAACCTTTGAGGTTCTGCTTTTAATAGCAGGTGAAAAACAAGTTCTATGTCAATCTGCATTTATGGTTGAGAGGTACAATATCCTCTGGTTTTgcatgacatttttaaaacgaGGGTCGTCTCAGTtaccaaaatgcaaaacaattaaaagaaattagtgtaaAGAAACAGCTCTAATATCGTACGACTTTATGATAATACACATGGTGCAAAGATTAAATGTTACGCTGCCAGGCTGAGTGCCAACCAGATGTATAATTCATTCTGtacattatttttattgacaaaTTTTGGTGACAACATCTAAAccaaacaaaaatcaaaacccATAATCCAACCTAATAATGCACACACCTGCACTAACTAAGCGAACCTTAGAGAAAATTATCTAAACCGCGTGTCAAGGACAAAAAAAGCATAAATATCATTACGTACAGTATCATCCACATGTGATTGTTAAAGCCGTCCATCAATAGAGCTGTTTGAATGTGTGAAGGGAGAATTGAGGAGTCCTCTGAGAGTTCTTTGATAAACACCCAGAAAACAAAGAATGATGGACAGTCCCAAAATAAATGCAGCAATGTACCATCATTTCATTTACATTCATCACACATTGGAGACACAGAGGGGTAAAACATCTATGTAATAAGACTTTAGAATAATGAAAATGACTTTGAACTGAATGAACCTATGTCTGACCAGATAAAGACAGCAGTATTATTAACTGGATACCcctcagattattattatataagagTTAATGAATTGTTATTAAATATCATTTCTAGTAACTAAACAGGCAATCATCAGACAGTGAAATGATGCAGAATGTCGTCATTCAGGTATAGAGAAGCAGTTTTTTACCTGGACAGGTTCCTCCTGCAGTGACGCTGCCTGCAGTATGAGCTGAGTTTTAAAACCTCCCTGCAAACTGATTATTACCCGCAATAaacaggagagagggagagagagagagagaagctgcagCGGCTTCTCGCCCGTTGACCCTCGCGTTCAGTAATTTATCTGTAAAATACTATTAATAACCCTTAAACATAGAATAATGttttaaccacatgtttaataACCTGCAATTTTAAGGAAAAAACAAGTTGAATGACGacggatttctgtaattttacatgcatttctttattATCGTGAACAAAAACAATCTGTAAAATATACCTCACATTTAGTGcaaaatgacatttaaataaatctaTGCAAATACAATAAATTGACATTGAAAGTGTAACATTAATGTAATCTTACATTATGGTATTTGTAGT from Sebastes fasciatus isolate fSebFas1 chromosome 6, fSebFas1.pri, whole genome shotgun sequence includes the following:
- the LOC141769951 gene encoding natterin-3-like, which translates into the protein MRWCVAVVLAVLQLCSPALQSDPLLYISQQHEGREQPSKPWLNPTLEDVVPSRELIQPPEIREIPDTETTSHSFPMFGEHTNLKWVTWSGHLPSGAVAIFNGYAERTDYVCKVNCEAGFYSPSKGSFCSYPYADKEYVSSKFEVLVNVDHFEFLEWVEDSYGSVPSYAVKTCPDSDIYVGKNKYGLGKVVTQHEAFFLPWEGDEYWYKSYQVLAINRDGYSQHISHVEYAIDQMELFHHPPEALQLAKVTNLECRSVAKTVRLEKTSSVAKTWDIGRKTHNGSVSTMKAKVPILGPGTVDFTKEQTVTFSEGTSTVESIGHSVSVELLVPPNHSCAVRMDGRKMTADIPFTGRLSRTNHNGDTHWTYITGTYDGVSVGEINAVVERCQPVTDAVPCSPTQH